In a single window of the Phaeobacter sp. G2 genome:
- a CDS encoding carbohydrate ABC transporter permease, protein MSDFSAAPAVSPPLRPGQIALRWLLFSLLGLFALFYLMPLFVMLTTSLKSLEEIRSGSLVALPREVTFDAWRTAWSEACTGIQCEGLRPYFWNSVLLAVPAVLISTFLGAANGYIIAQWNFRGANLIFSAMLFGCFIPFQVVLLPMARMLGLMGLAGTIPGLIFAHVVYGIGFTTLFFRNFYVTIPGDLVKAAKVDGAGFFRIFWSIFLPLSLPIIVVTVIWQFTQIWNDFLFGVSFSQAGTQPVTVALNNIVNSTTGVKEYNVDMAAAIIAGLPTLLVYVVAGKYFIRGLTAGSVKG, encoded by the coding sequence ATGTCTGATTTTTCTGCCGCTCCTGCCGTGTCACCGCCCCTGCGCCCGGGGCAAATTGCCCTGCGCTGGCTGCTGTTTTCCCTGCTGGGCCTGTTTGCGCTGTTCTACCTGATGCCGCTTTTTGTCATGCTCACCACCTCGCTCAAAAGCCTGGAGGAAATCCGCAGTGGCAGCCTGGTGGCGCTGCCCCGCGAGGTCACGTTTGACGCCTGGCGCACCGCCTGGTCCGAGGCCTGCACCGGCATTCAATGCGAAGGACTGCGCCCCTATTTCTGGAACTCGGTACTGCTGGCGGTGCCAGCTGTGTTGATCTCCACCTTTCTGGGCGCCGCCAACGGCTATATCATTGCCCAGTGGAATTTTCGCGGCGCCAATCTGATCTTCTCAGCGATGTTGTTTGGCTGCTTCATCCCCTTTCAGGTGGTGCTGCTGCCCATGGCCCGGATGCTGGGGCTGATGGGGCTGGCGGGGACAATTCCGGGGCTGATCTTTGCCCATGTGGTCTACGGTATCGGCTTTACCACACTGTTTTTCCGCAACTTCTACGTCACCATCCCCGGTGATCTGGTGAAAGCGGCCAAGGTTGACGGCGCCGGGTTCTTTCGCATCTTCTGGTCGATATTCCTGCCGCTGAGCCTGCCGATTATCGTCGTCACAGTGATCTGGCAGTTCACCCAGATCTGGAATGATTTCCTGTTTGGCGTTAGCTTTAGCCAGGCGGGCACCCAGCCGGTGACTGTGGCGCTGAACAATATCGTCAACTCCACCACTGGCGTCAAAGAATACAACGTCGACATGGCCGCCGCGATCATTGCCGGTCTCCCCACCCTGTTGGTCTATGTGGTTGCAGGAAAATACTTTATTCGCGGCCTCACCGCCGGCTCTGTAAAAGGCTAA
- a CDS encoding response regulator transcription factor, with protein MTIPRLMVVDDDAETRAMLTQFLQQNGFIAHAAENEAEIRALMQAGRVDLILLDVMLGSESGVEICARLRREQDVPIILVSALSQDHQRMAGYEVGADDYVAKPFNPELLLARVRAVLQRANRSASLVHRRRLALFRFAGWTYDGKRDEVLSPQGFQVALSQRETSLLKVFLANPHIPLKREEIQAGLLEGFASGSSGSSAEPDGSGRAIDMLVGRLRSKIESDPKDPQMLRTARGIGYVLAVDVAEEQTA; from the coding sequence ATGACGATACCCCGGCTTATGGTGGTGGATGATGATGCGGAGACCCGCGCCATGCTGACCCAGTTTTTGCAGCAAAACGGCTTTATCGCCCATGCCGCCGAAAATGAGGCGGAGATCCGGGCGCTGATGCAGGCGGGGCGGGTGGATCTGATCCTGTTGGATGTGATGCTGGGATCGGAAAGCGGCGTCGAGATCTGTGCCCGCTTGCGCCGCGAACAGGATGTTCCGATCATTCTGGTCTCGGCGCTGTCTCAGGATCACCAGCGCATGGCGGGTTATGAGGTCGGGGCGGATGACTATGTGGCAAAGCCTTTTAACCCGGAGCTGCTGCTGGCGCGGGTGCGGGCGGTTTTGCAGCGGGCCAACCGCAGTGCCTCGCTGGTTCATCGGCGGCGGCTGGCGCTGTTCCGCTTTGCCGGTTGGACCTATGACGGCAAACGCGATGAGGTGCTCTCGCCGCAGGGGTTTCAGGTGGCGCTGTCGCAGCGGGAGACCAGCCTGCTCAAGGTGTTTTTGGCCAACCCGCATATTCCGTTGAAGCGCGAGGAAATCCAGGCGGGCCTGCTGGAAGGTTTTGCCAGTGGCAGCAGTGGCAGCAGTGCAGAGCCCGACGGCTCCGGGCGGGCAATCGACATGTTGGTGGGGCGGCTGCGCTCCAAGATCGAAAGCGACCCCAAAGATCCGCAGATGCTGCGCACCGCGCGCGGCATTGGCTATGTCCTGGCCGTGGATGTGGCGGAAGAGCAGACCGCGTGA
- a CDS encoding thioesterase domain-containing protein: protein MQANRSSAWVPALVAQCDALPLTPSGKLDRRALPRRSKALFATRFTSRNAAYDPEFNPAPRLHGGAEGDIGADLAPAILQGWHQALVCTKAGSGPDPLVFLPGLVPTGPNLTDIMAQAPQDLNCYLMQRPVAAALATPRSFADHTRCYARVLDHSYPEAKLHLTGFSYGGAEAFETARQLAALGSAPAGLTVIDHGPVFRRQWPVDPTWGREAIRAEKRRRTHVFSTLGGLGCRSAGLGYGERVH, encoded by the coding sequence TTGCAGGCAAATCGGTCCTCGGCCTGGGTTCCAGCACTGGTGGCCCAGTGTGATGCGCTGCCTCTGACCCCCTCGGGTAAACTGGACCGCAGAGCGCTGCCGCGTCGTAGCAAGGCGCTCTTTGCGACTCGTTTTACATCCCGGAATGCGGCATATGACCCAGAATTTAACCCCGCACCCCGCTTGCATGGCGGTGCAGAAGGGGACATCGGGGCGGATCTGGCTCCGGCTATTTTGCAAGGATGGCACCAAGCCCTGGTCTGCACCAAAGCAGGCAGTGGACCTGACCCGCTTGTCTTTCTGCCCGGCCTGGTGCCGACAGGGCCAAATCTGACGGATATAATGGCCCAGGCGCCCCAGGATCTGAACTGCTATTTAATGCAAAGACCTGTGGCTGCGGCCTTGGCCACCCCGCGCAGCTTTGCGGATCACACGCGCTGTTATGCAAGGGTTCTGGATCACAGCTATCCAGAGGCCAAACTGCATCTGACCGGGTTTTCCTATGGCGGTGCCGAGGCATTTGAAACCGCGCGCCAGCTTGCAGCGTTGGGGTCTGCGCCTGCCGGCCTGACGGTTATCGATCATGGGCCGGTGTTTCGAAGACAGTGGCCGGTGGATCCGACCTGGGGCCGGGAGGCTATTCGGGCTGAAAAACGGCGGCGCACCCATGTTTTTTCCACCCTGGGCGGCCTTGGTTGCCGATCAGCTGGCCTTGGATATGGGGAAAGAGTGCACTGA
- the ugpC gene encoding sn-glycerol-3-phosphate ABC transporter ATP-binding protein UgpC has translation MTPILDIQSLSKNYGAVEILKEVNVAINPGDFLVLVGPSGCGKSTLLNCIAGLEPISGGSIRIGGRDMTQVSPKDRDIAMVFQSYALYPTMTVAKNITFGMKVRGIDAATQARKLAEVAQQLQIEPLLDRRPGQLSGGQRQRVAMGRALVRDPKLFLFDEPLSNLDAKLRVSMRSEIKKLHQNLGATMVYVTHDQIEAMTLATKIVVMKGGVVQQIGTPAEIYNHPANLFVADFMGSPAMNLIPARTQRAGSGIQIEIARPEGTPMVLQSPHSQDLPEDVILGLRPEDIAEAGFRSGASVQAAQCRIDLVEPAGADTYVVSELGGKQVTARLHAETKAQPGTLLDLAFDLGKVSFFAPDTGERLN, from the coding sequence ATGACCCCGATCCTGGACATCCAGTCCCTCAGCAAAAACTACGGCGCGGTGGAAATCCTCAAGGAGGTCAATGTCGCCATCAACCCCGGCGATTTTCTGGTGCTTGTCGGCCCCTCGGGCTGCGGCAAATCCACCCTGCTCAATTGCATCGCCGGGCTGGAGCCGATCTCAGGCGGGTCGATCCGCATTGGCGGACGCGACATGACCCAGGTCAGCCCCAAGGACCGCGATATCGCCATGGTGTTTCAGTCCTATGCGCTCTACCCCACCATGACGGTGGCCAAAAACATCACCTTTGGCATGAAGGTGCGCGGCATAGATGCTGCCACCCAGGCCCGCAAACTGGCCGAGGTGGCGCAGCAGTTGCAGATTGAGCCGCTGCTGGATCGTCGCCCCGGCCAGCTGTCAGGCGGCCAACGGCAAAGGGTGGCCATGGGCCGCGCCCTGGTGCGCGATCCAAAACTGTTCCTGTTTGACGAGCCGCTGTCGAACCTGGATGCCAAGCTGCGGGTCAGTATGCGATCAGAAATCAAGAAACTGCACCAGAACCTGGGCGCCACCATGGTCTATGTCACCCATGACCAGATCGAGGCGATGACCCTGGCCACCAAAATTGTGGTGATGAAGGGCGGCGTGGTGCAACAGATCGGCACCCCAGCCGAGATCTACAACCACCCGGCCAATCTGTTTGTCGCCGATTTCATGGGCTCGCCCGCGATGAACCTGATCCCGGCGCGCACCCAACGGGCAGGCAGTGGCATCCAGATCGAAATCGCCCGCCCCGAGGGCACCCCGATGGTGCTGCAAAGCCCGCATTCGCAAGACCTGCCTGAGGATGTCATCCTGGGCCTGCGCCCCGAAGATATCGCCGAAGCCGGGTTCCGCAGCGGTGCATCGGTTCAGGCCGCCCAGTGCCGCATTGATCTGGTGGAACCGGCCGGCGCCGACACCTATGTGGTCTCGGAACTGGGGGGCAAACAGGTCACCGCACGGCTGCATGCCGAAACCAAAGCCCAGCCTGGCACCCTGCTGGATCTGGCCTTTGATCTCGGTAAGGTGTCCTTCTTTGCGCCGGATACCGGCGAGCGGTTGAACTAG
- a CDS encoding HAMP domain-containing histidine kinase: MSRIWDLKTQARLWIFGGFAIGLGAAFLWLQSSRAWEQHLARSQMAGVLLYQALQGNAPAPAGLQIQALSLQSDVANDHPRGQRPEVPGGGFVTEISILGETGRALGLGSGFGPGMGVRTGTVLRLMIVSDRLRYGVADLQTAPRQTAAQQLGAVTRLLARHCSDPLVFAQYGDRGWRQVEGASYWGCQAAPTDLRLLAVILAAVGLAIVLSQSGEISARFGAFARLLRQPRVLGGPDSYSAPGPAELQEIVAAVNDHLAGARAQIEKRATVLSAVSHDLGTPATRLRLRAALIQDQTLRRKLEADIDSMTGMIESVLTYTRSELSLEVPRQISLTALVEALVADYQDLDKPVSYVRMQPEVVQGAQSLFSARAGQGALPDARRVLVTARPILLQRALTNLVDNALKYGRRAVVRLEASAERAVITVEDEGSELTVAEIQEVLAPFQRGANSSAIDGFGLGLTIVATVAEQHGGTLQFDQGSQGLRASLDIQRH; this comes from the coding sequence GTGAGCCGCATCTGGGATCTGAAAACCCAGGCGCGCCTGTGGATCTTTGGCGGCTTTGCCATTGGTCTGGGGGCGGCCTTCCTGTGGCTGCAATCATCCCGCGCCTGGGAGCAGCATCTGGCCCGCAGCCAGATGGCGGGGGTGTTGCTGTATCAGGCCCTGCAGGGCAATGCGCCTGCGCCCGCAGGTCTGCAGATCCAGGCTCTGTCGCTGCAGTCAGACGTGGCCAACGACCATCCGCGCGGTCAACGCCCCGAGGTGCCGGGCGGCGGTTTTGTTACCGAGATCTCGATCTTGGGGGAAACAGGGCGGGCGTTGGGGTTGGGGTCAGGTTTTGGGCCTGGCATGGGGGTACGCACCGGCACGGTGTTGCGGTTGATGATTGTGTCAGATCGCCTGCGCTACGGGGTTGCCGATCTGCAAACCGCGCCCCGGCAAACGGCGGCGCAGCAGCTGGGGGCGGTCACCCGCCTGTTGGCACGCCATTGCAGCGATCCGCTGGTCTTTGCCCAATATGGCGACAGGGGCTGGCGGCAGGTCGAGGGGGCTTCCTACTGGGGCTGTCAGGCGGCGCCGACGGATCTGCGCCTGCTGGCGGTGATTCTTGCGGCGGTGGGGCTGGCGATTGTGCTCAGCCAAAGTGGCGAGATCTCGGCGCGGTTTGGTGCCTTCGCCCGGCTGCTGCGTCAGCCGCGGGTGCTGGGGGGGCCGGATAGCTACTCCGCCCCCGGCCCGGCAGAGCTGCAGGAGATTGTCGCGGCGGTGAATGATCATCTGGCCGGGGCACGGGCGCAGATCGAAAAACGCGCCACGGTTCTGTCGGCGGTCAGCCATGATCTGGGCACGCCGGCCACCCGCTTGCGCCTGCGGGCGGCACTGATCCAGGACCAGACCCTGCGCCGCAAGCTGGAGGCGGATATCGACAGTATGACCGGCATGATCGAAAGCGTGCTGACCTATACCCGCTCGGAACTCAGCCTGGAAGTGCCGCGCCAGATCTCGCTCACCGCGCTGGTGGAGGCTCTGGTGGCGGATTATCAGGATCTGGACAAGCCAGTGAGCTATGTGCGGATGCAGCCCGAGGTGGTTCAGGGGGCGCAGTCGCTGTTTTCAGCCCGCGCGGGGCAGGGCGCCTTGCCGGATGCGCGCCGGGTGCTTGTGACGGCGCGGCCGATCCTGTTGCAGCGCGCCCTGACCAATCTGGTGGACAATGCCCTGAAATACGGCCGCCGTGCCGTGGTGCGGCTGGAGGCGAGCGCGGAGCGGGCGGTGATCACGGTTGAGGACGAGGGATCTGAATTGACCGTGGCCGAGATCCAGGAGGTTCTGGCCCCGTTTCAGCGCGGTGCCAACAGCTCTGCTATTGACGGGTTTGGCCTGGGGTTGACCATCGTTGCCACCGTCGCAGAACAGCATGGCGGCACGCTGCAGTTCGATCAGGGCAGCCAGGGGCTGCGCGCCAGCCTGGACATCCAGCGCCACTAG
- a CDS encoding glucokinase, protein MRRLVADLGGTNCRLARSTAAGQPLQAVQSYRNEDFASFSDLLERYLRDTEQTAITEMVIAVAGPVNGSAGDQHAQVTNRGWDLSARDLSQDMGNIAVCLLNDLSALGHSLAELSEHDLAEIQPLGTADPQGQKLVIGIGTGFNVSPVIAADHGVVSLKSEFGHVALPLDLYQALQAQIGAKATDFTTIERCFSGRGFAALYAAWAPDAPPLHNAAAIMAASSHNDSVAAFTGFYAELLALLSRNLIKGFLPRGGLYFAGTLARNLLTSPAKSAFLQAYGRPDPQFPELTAPVFCILDDGAALKGCAGVALPNR, encoded by the coding sequence ATGCGGCGTCTGGTTGCAGATCTTGGCGGCACCAATTGCCGTCTGGCGCGGAGCACGGCAGCAGGCCAGCCATTGCAGGCGGTGCAGAGCTACCGGAACGAAGATTTTGCCAGCTTTTCAGATCTGCTGGAGCGCTATCTCAGGGATACAGAGCAGACCGCGATTACCGAGATGGTGATTGCGGTTGCCGGTCCGGTCAATGGATCTGCGGGGGACCAACATGCCCAGGTAACCAATCGCGGCTGGGATCTCTCGGCGCGGGATCTGTCCCAGGACATGGGCAATATTGCGGTCTGTTTGCTAAATGATCTCAGCGCATTGGGGCATAGTCTCGCTGAGCTGTCGGAACACGACCTCGCTGAGATCCAGCCACTAGGCACGGCAGATCCTCAGGGGCAAAAGCTGGTCATCGGGATCGGCACCGGGTTTAATGTCAGCCCGGTGATTGCTGCGGATCACGGCGTTGTCAGTCTGAAATCTGAATTTGGCCATGTCGCCTTGCCGCTGGATCTGTATCAGGCGCTGCAGGCGCAGATCGGCGCCAAAGCCACTGATTTCACCACCATAGAGCGCTGCTTTTCCGGCCGTGGCTTTGCGGCGCTCTATGCGGCCTGGGCACCGGATGCCCCGCCGCTGCACAATGCCGCTGCGATCATGGCAGCCTCTTCTCACAATGATAGCGTCGCGGCCTTTACCGGGTTCTACGCAGAACTCCTGGCACTGCTAAGCCGCAACCTCATCAAGGGGTTTTTGCCCCGTGGCGGGCTGTATTTTGCCGGAACCCTGGCCCGTAATCTGCTGACGAGCCCCGCCAAATCCGCCTTTTTACAGGCCTATGGGCGGCCAGATCCCCAGTTCCCGGAGCTGACCGCCCCGGTGTTTTGCATCCTTGATGACGGGGCCGCCTTGAAAGGCTGCGCCGGGGTTGCGCTGCCAAACCGGTGA
- a CDS encoding ATP-binding protein, with translation MVLAAGYYSEQQNDIIHNQALRADVRREVNQLQVSLEGALNADLQLVRGLVAVLSTEPDMSQERFTQLGEMVLGRQSGISHVAAAPDLVVSMIYPLHGNEAALGLDYNQNAAQREAAYKVRDKGAVVLAGPVQLVQGDEAFIGRFPVFVGTGENRRFWGILSSVMKAEPLYESHGFNSPDLGIEVGIRGQDGMGAEGVQFFGDPSVFTDNPVLLDIPLPVGSWQIAARPKGGWSASRANPWPWRLLVFIAGGFIVVPIYMISRLSAARRDAIRTLKRRERQLETLSRRLEIAVDISKIGIWELNTKNSTTVWDPNLREIYGFKLNDPLSIDTWESCLHPDDHKKTVLEFRNACHVGGSYRSEYRIILPSREVRHIRSMGTAYADSDGWLRMVGVNLDVTQDVQLREKLIEANTALLQRNNDLNDAKIAAESADRAKSEFLANMSHEIRTPMNGILGMAELMSEFDLGPEERQYLSTIQDSSNALLKIINDILDLSRLEAGRLAISPIDFDLQNCVAGAVNLLRPKAREKGLWVSVSFADNLPERVHGDDGRLRQILVNLIGNAVKFTSEGGVDISVSCRADDPYNLVIAVDDTGIGISDHQAEYIFDRFKQADAATTRAFGGTGLGLTISSILAKRMGGGIDLCRLKEKGSCFRLKVQLAKAVNSSGASRVETMMDTAALAGCRVLLAEDNRTNRLLVRKYLADLGITLSEAHNGRQAVTLCQEEMAPDIILMDMSMPELDGLAATREIRALEIEQPVIVALTANAFESDREACLAAGMDYFLQKPISKSVLLRTLTMLRIGQDENNGQSG, from the coding sequence ATGGTTCTGGCTGCGGGCTATTATTCAGAACAACAAAACGACATCATCCATAATCAGGCGCTGCGGGCCGATGTGCGCCGCGAAGTAAACCAGCTGCAGGTCAGTCTTGAAGGGGCGCTCAATGCCGATCTTCAGCTGGTGCGCGGGCTGGTTGCGGTGTTGTCCACCGAGCCGGACATGTCACAGGAGCGGTTCACCCAGCTGGGGGAAATGGTGCTGGGCAGACAATCGGGCATTAGCCATGTTGCAGCGGCGCCGGACCTTGTGGTTTCGATGATCTACCCGCTGCACGGCAACGAGGCGGCCTTGGGACTGGATTACAACCAAAACGCCGCCCAGCGAGAGGCTGCCTACAAAGTCCGCGATAAGGGCGCAGTGGTTCTGGCAGGTCCGGTCCAGCTGGTGCAGGGCGATGAGGCCTTTATTGGCCGCTTTCCGGTCTTTGTCGGAACAGGGGAAAATCGCCGGTTTTGGGGGATTTTATCCTCGGTCATGAAGGCTGAACCTCTGTACGAGTCGCATGGGTTCAACTCTCCCGACCTGGGCATCGAGGTTGGAATACGGGGACAGGACGGTATGGGGGCCGAGGGCGTACAGTTCTTTGGCGACCCATCCGTTTTTACCGATAACCCGGTTCTCCTGGACATCCCGCTCCCGGTTGGGTCCTGGCAAATTGCAGCGCGCCCCAAGGGCGGGTGGTCGGCCAGCAGGGCCAATCCCTGGCCCTGGCGTCTGTTGGTTTTTATTGCCGGCGGATTTATTGTTGTGCCGATCTATATGATCAGTCGCCTGTCGGCGGCACGGCGCGATGCAATTCGAACCTTGAAGCGGCGCGAACGGCAGTTGGAGACCCTGTCGCGGCGGCTTGAGATCGCGGTGGATATTTCAAAGATCGGCATTTGGGAGCTGAATACCAAGAACAGTACAACCGTCTGGGATCCAAACCTGCGCGAAATCTATGGGTTCAAGCTCAATGATCCGCTGTCGATTGACACCTGGGAGAGTTGCCTGCACCCCGATGATCATAAGAAGACGGTTCTTGAATTCCGCAATGCCTGTCACGTCGGGGGCAGCTACAGATCGGAATACCGCATCATTTTGCCCAGCCGGGAGGTGCGCCATATCCGCAGTATGGGAACCGCCTATGCGGATAGCGATGGCTGGCTGCGGATGGTCGGGGTCAATCTGGATGTGACCCAGGACGTGCAACTGCGTGAAAAGCTGATCGAGGCAAATACGGCGCTGTTGCAGCGCAACAATGATCTGAATGATGCCAAGATCGCGGCTGAAAGTGCCGATCGCGCCAAATCGGAATTTCTGGCCAACATGTCCCATGAGATCCGCACGCCGATGAATGGCATTCTGGGCATGGCGGAGCTGATGTCGGAGTTCGATCTGGGCCCGGAGGAAAGACAATATCTGAGCACCATTCAGGATTCCTCCAACGCGCTGCTTAAAATCATCAACGATATTCTTGACCTGTCGCGTCTCGAAGCGGGGCGCCTGGCGATCAGCCCGATTGATTTTGATCTGCAAAACTGTGTGGCTGGCGCGGTCAATCTGTTGCGGCCCAAAGCTCGGGAAAAAGGCCTTTGGGTGTCGGTGAGTTTTGCGGACAACCTGCCGGAACGGGTGCATGGTGACGATGGTCGCTTGCGGCAAATTCTGGTGAACCTTATCGGCAATGCGGTGAAATTCACCTCTGAGGGCGGCGTGGACATCAGCGTCAGCTGCCGCGCAGACGACCCCTACAATCTGGTGATTGCGGTGGATGATACCGGCATTGGTATCTCAGACCACCAGGCCGAATATATTTTTGATCGCTTCAAGCAGGCGGATGCGGCCACCACGCGGGCCTTTGGCGGCACCGGGCTGGGATTGACGATTTCCAGCATCCTGGCAAAGCGCATGGGAGGCGGCATTGATCTGTGTCGTCTCAAGGAAAAGGGCTCGTGCTTTCGCTTGAAAGTTCAACTGGCCAAGGCGGTTAATTCCAGCGGCGCCTCTCGGGTTGAGACCATGATGGACACTGCAGCTTTGGCAGGCTGCCGGGTTTTGCTGGCAGAGGACAACAGGACCAACCGTTTGCTGGTCCGCAAGTATCTGGCCGATCTGGGCATCACCCTGAGCGAAGCCCATAATGGCCGACAGGCGGTCACCCTGTGTCAGGAGGAAATGGCGCCGGATATCATTTTGATGGATATGTCCATGCCCGAGCTGGACGGGCTTGCGGCAACGCGGGAAATTCGCGCTCTTGAGATCGAGCAGCCAGTGATTGTTGCGCTGACCGCCAATGCCTTTGAATCCGACCGCGAGGCCTGTCTGGCTGCGGGGATGGATTATTTTCTGCAAAAACCTATCAGTAAATCGGTTTTGTTGCGCACCCTGACCATGCTGCGCATTGGCCAGGATGAAAATAACGGCCAATCCGGCTGA
- a CDS encoding sugar ABC transporter permease has translation MRAWLERQIPKMVLAPSFVAILIFVYGFIAWTAWISLTRSKLLPKYDLYGVIQYKRLFAAPRWDTAMDNLFLFGALFICISMALGLLLAILLDQRIRVEGVLRTIYLYPMALSMIVTGTAWKWIMNPGLGIEAMVRNWGYDSFRFNWVIDPDMAIYAVVIAGVWQASGFVMALFLAGLRSVDGEIIKAAQIDGIPGWRIYSAIILPSMAPIFLSAFIVLAHLAIKSFDLVVALTGGGPGYATDLPATYMYAMAFSRGDIGQAASSAMVMMGVVFAIVVPYLYSELRAKHV, from the coding sequence ATGCGCGCATGGCTGGAACGCCAGATCCCCAAGATGGTACTGGCCCCTTCGTTTGTGGCGATCCTCATCTTTGTTTATGGCTTCATCGCCTGGACAGCCTGGATCTCTCTGACCCGTTCAAAACTACTGCCCAAATACGATCTCTATGGGGTCATCCAGTATAAGCGGCTGTTTGCAGCACCGCGCTGGGACACCGCCATGGACAACCTGTTCCTGTTTGGCGCGCTATTCATCTGCATTTCCATGGCACTGGGACTGCTGTTGGCAATCCTGCTGGACCAGCGCATCCGCGTCGAAGGCGTGCTGCGCACCATCTATCTGTACCCCATGGCCCTGTCGATGATCGTCACCGGCACCGCCTGGAAATGGATCATGAACCCCGGCCTGGGGATCGAGGCCATGGTGCGGAACTGGGGCTATGACAGCTTTCGCTTCAACTGGGTAATTGACCCCGACATGGCGATCTATGCGGTGGTGATTGCCGGCGTCTGGCAGGCCTCTGGCTTTGTCATGGCGCTGTTTCTGGCCGGGCTGCGCAGCGTCGATGGTGAGATCATCAAGGCGGCGCAGATTGATGGCATTCCCGGCTGGCGGATCTATTCGGCCATTATCCTGCCCTCAATGGCGCCGATTTTCCTGTCCGCCTTTATCGTGCTGGCCCATCTGGCGATCAAGAGCTTTGATCTGGTGGTCGCCCTCACCGGGGGCGGCCCTGGCTATGCCACCGATCTGCCCGCAACCTATATGTATGCCATGGCCTTTTCGCGCGGTGACATTGGTCAGGCGGCGAGTTCCGCCATGGTGATGATGGGCGTGGTCTTTGCCATTGTTGTTCCCTATCTCTATTCCGAACTGAGGGCGAAACATGTCTGA
- a CDS encoding ABC transporter substrate-binding protein produces the protein MKRSVFTAASTLAVVAASAVSMAQAGPEAEVLHWWTSGGEAKSVAVLQQEFSANGGTWTDMPVAGGGGDAAMTALRARVLSGNAPTAVQLKGPAIQEWYEEGVLADISAVAEAEGWDKVLPASIAAHMKCEGQWCAAPVNVHRVDWLWANAEILAANDIAMPTSWDDFNAAADKLMAAGVIPLAHGGQAWQDATVFEVVALGLLGPDGFHKAFVDLDPEMLGSDKMVAVFDQMRKMRGYVDSNFPGRDWNLATSMVMNGEAAFQIMGDWAKGEFLAAGKVPGEDFLCASAPGEGFLYNVDSFAMFDVSGDDKQQGQALLAKLIVGQNFQKVFNLNKGSIPARVDVAMDDFDSCAHLSSAEMTTSSKDGSLLPSYAHGMAMRGAQSGAITDVVTAHFNSDMSSAEAVEMLVAAVENSL, from the coding sequence ATGAAAAGATCCGTATTTACGGCCGCGTCCACGCTGGCGGTTGTCGCTGCATCCGCAGTATCCATGGCCCAGGCCGGCCCAGAGGCAGAGGTGCTGCATTGGTGGACCTCGGGCGGGGAAGCCAAATCCGTCGCCGTATTGCAGCAGGAATTTTCCGCCAATGGCGGCACCTGGACCGATATGCCAGTGGCAGGCGGTGGCGGCGATGCCGCCATGACGGCGCTGCGAGCGCGGGTTCTGTCCGGCAATGCCCCCACTGCGGTGCAGCTGAAAGGCCCCGCCATTCAGGAATGGTACGAAGAAGGCGTTCTCGCTGATATCTCGGCCGTGGCCGAGGCCGAGGGCTGGGACAAGGTGCTGCCAGCCTCCATTGCGGCCCATATGAAATGCGAAGGCCAGTGGTGCGCCGCGCCGGTGAATGTGCACCGGGTGGACTGGCTCTGGGCCAATGCCGAAATCCTCGCGGCCAATGACATTGCGATGCCAACCAGCTGGGACGACTTTAACGCCGCCGCAGATAAACTGATGGCGGCCGGGGTGATCCCGCTGGCTCATGGTGGTCAGGCCTGGCAGGATGCCACGGTATTTGAAGTTGTCGCCCTTGGCCTTCTGGGCCCGGATGGGTTCCACAAGGCCTTTGTCGATCTGGACCCTGAAATGCTGGGGTCGGACAAGATGGTCGCGGTTTTTGACCAGATGCGCAAAATGCGCGGTTATGTGGACAGCAATTTCCCCGGTCGCGACTGGAACCTTGCCACCTCGATGGTGATGAACGGCGAAGCGGCGTTTCAGATCATGGGCGATTGGGCCAAGGGCGAATTCCTTGCTGCTGGCAAGGTGCCGGGTGAGGATTTCCTCTGCGCCTCGGCACCGGGGGAAGGCTTTCTCTATAATGTTGACAGCTTTGCCATGTTTGATGTCAGCGGCGACGACAAACAGCAGGGTCAGGCGCTACTGGCCAAGCTGATCGTCGGCCAGAACTTCCAGAAGGTCTTTAACCTCAACAAGGGCTCGATCCCGGCGCGGGTTGATGTTGCCATGGACGATTTTGACTCCTGTGCGCACCTGTCATCGGCAGAGATGACCACCAGCTCCAAAGACGGTTCCCTGCTGCCCAGCTATGCCCATGGCATGGCGATGCGCGGCGCCCAGTCCGGGGCGATCACCGATGTGGTCACCGCGCATTTCAATTCCGACATGTCCTCGGCTGAGGCGGTTGAAATGCTGGTCGCCGCAGTGGAAAACTCGCTGTAA